Proteins encoded in a region of the Halobacteriovoraceae bacterium genome:
- the ytfE gene encoding iron-sulfur cluster repair protein YtfE codes for MSLGRNNSLGEWAAVYSGASKVFIKNKLDFCCGGKIKLEDACRENDIDVDELISDIRNSSKDSDSLLWDKMPLGTLVDEILEKFHKKHREDLEYLIPLAKKVESVHSDKPECPTGLSDFLMKLQFELESHMQKEEKILFPMIKSGQGSMAQGPISVMTHEHVSHGENLLELRKLAHNFEIPDDACGSWNALYQGAQTLERELMEHIGTENNILFPKALSKVDGCCGSCS; via the coding sequence ATGAGCTTAGGAAGAAATAACTCTTTAGGTGAATGGGCTGCGGTCTATTCGGGGGCGAGCAAAGTCTTTATAAAAAATAAATTAGATTTTTGTTGCGGCGGAAAGATAAAATTAGAAGATGCCTGTAGAGAAAACGATATTGATGTTGATGAGTTAATTTCAGATATCAGAAATAGCTCAAAGGATAGTGATAGCCTTTTGTGGGATAAAATGCCTCTTGGAACTCTTGTAGATGAAATTTTAGAAAAGTTTCATAAAAAGCACAGAGAGGACTTAGAGTATTTGATTCCTCTTGCTAAAAAAGTTGAGTCGGTACACTCTGATAAACCAGAGTGTCCAACTGGACTTTCAGATTTTTTAATGAAATTGCAATTTGAGCTTGAATCTCATATGCAAAAAGAAGAAAAAATACTTTTTCCTATGATAAAATCAGGTCAAGGTTCAATGGCGCAAGGGCCGATTTCTGTAATGACCCATGAACATGTAAGTCATGGAGAGAATCTGCTTGAATTACGAAAATTGGCACACAACTTTGAGATTCCTGATGATGCATGTGGAAGTTGGAATGCACTATACCAAGGAGCGCAAACTTTAGAGCGTGAACTAATGGAACATATTGGAACTGAAAATAATATCTTATTTCCTAAAGCTTTAAGTAAAGTTGATGGTTGTTGTGGAAGCTGTAGTTAA
- a CDS encoding TetR/AcrR family transcriptional regulator, which yields MSRKSTHTDKKLFDQGRKLLIKKGASNFSVREVCDKAGVNLGMFNYHFGSKDKFIKKILMDIYESFLSDFELVEADSKLSTLELQLTLMAKFARDNRHLILVLLNDILNGEKAVQKFAKSKMRKHFMILAKTLRSCQKSGEIIDAPIPLILTQIAGSIGLSNLIPEVLGQLGVNKVFDVGLKAITKKLTTDEAIEQRVKIVIQGIKKVDK from the coding sequence ATGTCTAGAAAATCTACCCATACTGATAAAAAACTTTTTGACCAAGGACGTAAGCTCTTAATTAAAAAGGGAGCGTCTAATTTTAGTGTTCGTGAAGTTTGTGATAAGGCCGGGGTTAACCTTGGGATGTTTAACTACCATTTTGGTAGTAAAGATAAGTTTATTAAAAAAATTCTAATGGATATATATGAAAGCTTCTTATCAGACTTTGAGCTAGTTGAAGCTGACTCAAAGCTTAGCACCCTAGAGCTTCAATTAACATTAATGGCCAAGTTTGCTCGGGATAACAGGCACCTTATTCTAGTTTTGCTCAATGATATTTTAAATGGCGAAAAAGCCGTACAAAAGTTCGCTAAATCCAAAATGAGAAAGCATTTTATGATTTTGGCAAAAACATTAAGGTCTTGTCAGAAATCTGGTGAAATCATTGATGCTCCTATTCCCTTAATTCTAACGCAGATTGCAGGAAGTATTGGTCTTTCCAATTTAATTCCTGAAGTTTTAGGCCAATTGGGAGTAAACAAAGTCTTCGATGTAGGACTAAAAGCAATAACCAAAAAACTTACGACAGACGAGGCCATAGAGCAAAGAGTGAAGATTGTGATTCAAGGAATCAAGAAGGTGGATAAATGA
- a CDS encoding Rrf2 family transcriptional regulator, translating into MRLKTKTDYCIRVLIYLQMNEGKVRIQDIADSYNISKNHLSVAVNKLSELGYVISTLGPKGGIEFNKDYEHKSIGELVSQVEDFDIVECFNPEKNTCTLNPKCKLKGMLNKATNAFLLELKKHKIKDLV; encoded by the coding sequence ATGCGATTGAAAACAAAAACAGACTATTGCATTAGAGTATTAATTTACCTTCAAATGAATGAAGGAAAAGTAAGAATTCAAGATATTGCAGATAGTTATAATATTTCGAAAAACCATTTGAGCGTTGCAGTAAATAAACTGTCTGAGCTAGGATATGTTATCTCAACTCTTGGCCCAAAAGGTGGAATTGAATTCAATAAAGATTATGAACACAAATCAATAGGAGAACTTGTTTCTCAAGTTGAAGATTTTGATATTGTCGAGTGCTTTAATCCCGAAAAAAATACGTGTACTTTAAATCCAAAGTGCAAACTTAAAGGTATGCTTAATAAAGCAACAAATGCCTTTCTATTAGAATTAAAAAAGCACAAAATCAAAGACCTTGTGTGA
- a CDS encoding 2Fe-2S iron-sulfur cluster binding domain-containing protein — MSIFKFNNQIVPYRNSEQTVLEALEESGFYIPSSCLSGRCNFCLLQLDNGEVNESSQYNLSEKMLKRSLFKSCVAKANNSIQCNDKYI, encoded by the coding sequence GTGAGTATTTTTAAATTTAACAACCAAATTGTCCCATATAGAAATAGTGAACAAACAGTACTTGAAGCTTTAGAAGAAAGTGGTTTCTACATTCCATCATCTTGTCTCTCTGGAAGATGTAATTTTTGCTTGCTCCAACTGGACAATGGAGAAGTAAATGAGTCATCTCAGTATAACTTAAGTGAAAAAATGTTAAAGAGAAGCCTATTCAAGTCTTGTGTAGCTAAAGCGAATAATAGTATTCAGTGTAACGATAAATATATCTAA
- a CDS encoding CGNR zinc finger domain-containing protein, whose amino-acid sequence MSEYEKNGPTNQLIDELNKFLAPVRHQCFIGRKDKKLITTYVAHLKHHPDPGIFACYLFSSMASLGWLEGLKRCQSPECHKFFIGRSNVKWCSKTCGSRSRVKKMRKKNKI is encoded by the coding sequence ATGAGTGAGTACGAGAAAAATGGCCCAACTAATCAGCTTATTGATGAATTGAATAAGTTTCTCGCACCAGTAAGACACCAATGCTTTATAGGTAGAAAAGACAAAAAACTAATTACGACTTACGTTGCTCACTTAAAACATCATCCAGACCCCGGAATTTTTGCGTGTTATCTTTTCTCAAGCATGGCCTCTCTTGGATGGCTCGAAGGTCTTAAACGATGCCAAAGCCCTGAATGTCATAAATTTTTCATCGGTCGTTCTAATGTAAAATGGTGCTCTAAAACCTGTGGTTCAAGAAGCAGAGTCAAAAAAATGAGAAAGAAGAATAAAATATAA
- the rnk gene encoding nucleoside diphosphate kinase regulator, producing the protein METDRILITEKDYLRLTNLMGSNTNHNFEDLEIELDRASIISDHEVPNDLVTMNSKVKFLDLKTNKDSIITIVYPQDANTNEAKISIFAPLGSALIGLKKNQKINWKFPNGKTKSLKVVEILYQPEAAEDWHL; encoded by the coding sequence GTGGAAACTGATAGAATTTTAATAACAGAAAAAGACTATTTAAGACTTACAAATTTAATGGGAAGTAATACAAATCACAATTTTGAAGATTTAGAGATCGAGTTAGATCGAGCTTCTATAATTTCAGATCATGAAGTCCCTAACGATCTTGTAACTATGAATTCAAAAGTTAAGTTTTTAGATTTAAAAACTAATAAAGATTCAATTATTACTATTGTATATCCACAAGATGCTAATACAAATGAAGCCAAGATTTCAATTTTTGCTCCTTTGGGTTCTGCTCTAATTGGTTTAAAGAAAAATCAAAAAATAAACTGGAAGTTTCCTAATGGCAAAACAAAGTCTCTAAAGGTTGTAGAGATACTTTATCAGCCAGAGGCAGCAGAGGATTGGCACCTCTAA
- a CDS encoding nitric-oxide reductase large subunit, whose amino-acid sequence MKKYWWTLVFVLVGTFTILGFFGSEVYKKAPPLYENINSSSQGVIYTKDDILDGQEVWQSIGGQQIGSIWGHGAYQAPDWTADWLHRELVNYQTIYSQNKLGKSFNDLSKQEKMLVKASMLEDYRESKVENDKVIISDIRYQAYLKTKEYYLSLFSNSPELRETRKAYAIHEEVLPSAERREKMMAFFHWSTWVASANRPGENHTYTNNWPHEPLINNVPTSENIFWSIISVILLLTSIGFLVWYYAFKKEEDDVNSELPSSDPLKNFKLTPSMKSLWKYWGVVVVLFILQIGLGGILAHYTVEGQDFYGFPLSKFLPYTLARTWHIQIALFWIATSFLAAGLFIAPIINGGKDPKYQRFGVNFLFGALLVVVFGSLTGEALAIHQLLDFDLSFWFGHQGYEYVDLGRVWQILLLVGLGVWLTLMLRCIAPALKIAKDNKQLLLLFSASTIAIGLFYGGGLFYGARTHISIMEFWRWWVVHLWVEGFFEVFATVALAFIFVTLGLIKPRSATKASLLSTSIFLVGGIPGTFHHLYFSGTPISISAIGACFSALEVVPLVLIGFEAFHTFKVQKLTSWTKNYKWPITFFVGVAFWNLVGAGIFGFLINPPIALYYLQGLNTTAVHAHGATFGVYGLLSLGLVLFIVQTTFQERKWNDKIMGYGFWGMNIGLGLMIILSLLPIGLIQFDASLEVGLWYARGSEVMQSDLIQNLRWLRVIGDVIFALGAVFYALAILDKTGLYKLKSGEPAFEGDLVIEN is encoded by the coding sequence ATGAAAAAGTATTGGTGGACACTAGTATTTGTTCTTGTCGGAACATTTACAATATTAGGTTTTTTTGGAAGTGAGGTATATAAAAAGGCACCTCCTTTGTACGAGAACATAAATTCAAGCTCTCAGGGGGTTATCTATACCAAAGACGATATTTTGGATGGTCAAGAAGTTTGGCAATCCATTGGTGGCCAACAGATTGGCTCTATTTGGGGGCATGGAGCTTATCAAGCTCCAGACTGGACAGCGGACTGGTTACATAGAGAACTAGTAAATTACCAAACAATTTATAGTCAAAATAAGCTTGGAAAAAGCTTTAATGATCTCTCAAAACAAGAAAAAATGTTGGTTAAAGCTTCGATGTTAGAAGACTACCGAGAGTCAAAAGTTGAAAATGATAAAGTTATAATCTCAGATATTAGATATCAAGCATATTTAAAGACAAAAGAGTATTACTTAAGTTTATTTAGCAATAGTCCTGAATTGAGAGAAACAAGAAAGGCCTATGCAATCCATGAGGAAGTTTTGCCTTCTGCCGAGAGAAGAGAAAAAATGATGGCCTTCTTTCATTGGTCAACTTGGGTAGCTTCAGCGAATAGGCCGGGGGAAAATCATACTTACACAAATAATTGGCCTCATGAACCGCTAATAAACAATGTGCCGACAAGTGAAAATATTTTTTGGTCAATAATTTCAGTAATTCTACTCTTAACTTCTATAGGTTTTTTAGTTTGGTATTATGCATTTAAAAAAGAAGAGGATGATGTAAACTCTGAACTTCCAAGTAGTGACCCACTTAAGAACTTTAAACTTACACCTTCAATGAAGTCCCTTTGGAAGTATTGGGGTGTTGTGGTTGTTCTTTTCATTCTTCAAATAGGACTAGGAGGGATTCTTGCTCATTACACTGTTGAAGGGCAGGACTTTTATGGTTTTCCATTATCAAAGTTCTTACCATATACATTAGCGAGAACTTGGCATATTCAAATTGCGTTATTTTGGATTGCTACATCTTTTCTTGCAGCAGGTCTATTTATCGCCCCAATAATTAATGGTGGGAAAGATCCAAAGTATCAACGATTTGGTGTAAACTTTCTTTTTGGTGCATTACTTGTAGTTGTTTTTGGTTCTCTAACAGGGGAAGCACTCGCCATTCACCAGTTATTAGATTTTGATCTAAGTTTTTGGTTTGGTCATCAAGGCTACGAGTACGTTGACTTAGGAAGAGTATGGCAAATATTACTTTTAGTGGGATTAGGTGTTTGGCTAACATTAATGTTAAGATGTATTGCTCCTGCTCTTAAAATTGCTAAAGATAACAAGCAATTACTTCTTTTATTTTCAGCTTCAACTATTGCAATTGGACTCTTTTATGGAGGAGGTCTTTTTTATGGAGCAAGGACTCACATAAGTATTATGGAGTTTTGGCGATGGTGGGTTGTCCATCTTTGGGTTGAGGGCTTCTTTGAAGTTTTCGCAACAGTAGCATTAGCATTTATATTTGTTACACTTGGTTTAATTAAGCCTAGGTCTGCGACTAAAGCATCTTTACTTTCGACATCGATATTTTTAGTTGGAGGGATTCCGGGTACATTTCATCACTTGTATTTTAGTGGGACACCAATTTCAATTAGTGCTATTGGTGCATGCTTTTCTGCTCTTGAAGTTGTTCCTCTAGTTCTAATTGGCTTTGAGGCATTTCATACTTTTAAAGTTCAAAAACTTACGAGTTGGACAAAAAACTATAAATGGCCAATTACTTTTTTTGTGGGAGTCGCTTTTTGGAACTTAGTAGGTGCTGGAATATTTGGATTTTTAATTAATCCTCCGATTGCTCTTTATTACTTGCAAGGATTAAATACAACTGCTGTTCATGCGCATGGAGCGACATTTGGAGTGTATGGCCTTCTCTCTCTTGGATTAGTTCTATTTATTGTGCAAACAACATTCCAAGAACGTAAGTGGAATGACAAGATAATGGGATATGGTTTTTGGGGAATGAATATTGGTTTAGGACTAATGATTATTTTAAGTCTCCTTCCAATCGGCTTGATTCAGTTTGATGCGTCTCTTGAAGTTGGTCTATGGTACGCAAGAGGTAGCGAAGTAATGCAGTCAGATCTGATACAGAATCTAAGATGGTTAAGAGTTATAGGTGATGTGATTTTTGCTCTTGGCGCAGTTTTTTATGCTTTGGCCATATTAGATAAAACCGGTCTATATAAATTAAAGTCAGGCGAACCGGCATTTGAAGGTGATTTGGTGATTGAAAATTAA
- a CDS encoding cytochrome c codes for MKRATLPILLILLTFSAFSADKAPTLKSVMQGLGDFMDKLNRGIFYEDFKVIEKAAFKVANHPKPKTQLPTVIKTLNIRMPKFKAFDSKVHDSAMEIVEFAKKRDMDNILKKHKVIMNNCVACHTQFRSEISKALAE; via the coding sequence ATGAAACGTGCCACTTTACCCATATTACTGATATTACTGACTTTTTCAGCATTTTCTGCTGACAAGGCTCCCACTCTTAAAAGTGTTATGCAGGGCCTTGGAGATTTTATGGATAAACTAAATCGAGGCATTTTTTATGAAGACTTCAAAGTCATCGAAAAAGCAGCATTTAAAGTGGCCAATCACCCAAAGCCAAAAACTCAACTTCCTACAGTTATAAAAACTCTCAATATTAGAATGCCCAAGTTTAAAGCTTTTGATTCTAAGGTTCATGATTCAGCAATGGAAATTGTCGAATTCGCCAAGAAAAGAGATATGGACAATATTCTTAAGAAGCACAAAGTAATTATGAACAACTGTGTTGCCTGCCATACTCAGTTTAGGAGTGAAATTTCAAAAGCATTAGCTGAGTAG
- a CDS encoding NnrS family protein: protein MIKNNPILSISFRPFFILAALIAIINPSIWILSYLGRMSIPFAVVDPLFWHGHEMIFGFTGALIAGFILTASANWTNSTPYQGNSLLLLITVWLVERLSYFVFNSEHFQLLAMNLFFPILTLMLFKKLRNFPKQRNIFIPIILGITVAKVLHSWGHLYSVDYLEDLGREIAIGLIRFIILLIAGRVIPFFTRKKIEGIDINLPNWINPLSLIPIALIVIPWPEAVPRFVLGAILTLALIANVLRQALWKPWVTFKVPILYVLHIGIALINIELLMELIGLFNDQVHYTQAALHLLMAGGLGVVGIGIMTRVSLGHTGRIIKADFWTCLSYLAIVVGSLIRVFVPIFFPDIYVRSLHFASGLWTLGFGIFIIKYFKILTTQRPDGKPY from the coding sequence TTGATAAAAAATAATCCAATACTATCTATAAGTTTCAGGCCATTTTTTATCCTTGCAGCATTAATTGCGATTATTAATCCAAGCATTTGGATTCTTAGTTACTTAGGTAGAATGTCAATTCCGTTCGCAGTTGTTGATCCACTTTTTTGGCATGGGCATGAAATGATTTTTGGCTTTACAGGAGCTTTGATTGCAGGATTTATTTTAACTGCTAGTGCTAATTGGACTAATTCTACTCCATATCAAGGAAATAGCCTTTTATTGTTGATCACGGTCTGGTTAGTGGAAAGACTTTCATATTTTGTTTTCAACAGTGAACATTTTCAGCTTTTGGCAATGAATTTATTTTTCCCTATTTTAACTTTAATGCTATTTAAAAAATTGAGGAATTTTCCAAAACAGAGAAATATTTTTATACCAATAATACTTGGGATAACTGTAGCTAAGGTTCTCCATAGTTGGGGTCATCTTTATTCTGTAGACTATCTTGAAGATTTAGGTAGGGAAATCGCAATTGGCCTAATTCGATTTATCATTCTTTTGATCGCTGGCAGAGTTATTCCATTTTTTACTAGAAAGAAGATTGAGGGAATAGACATAAATCTTCCGAATTGGATTAATCCTTTAAGTTTAATTCCTATAGCATTAATTGTTATTCCTTGGCCTGAAGCTGTGCCAAGATTCGTACTTGGAGCAATATTAACTTTAGCACTTATAGCTAATGTTTTGAGACAGGCTTTGTGGAAACCTTGGGTAACTTTCAAAGTTCCTATTCTTTATGTGTTACACATAGGAATAGCACTAATAAATATTGAGTTATTGATGGAGTTAATAGGTTTATTTAATGACCAAGTTCATTATACACAAGCGGCACTACATCTTCTAATGGCAGGAGGATTAGGAGTTGTGGGGATTGGGATTATGACAAGAGTTAGTTTGGGGCATACTGGTAGGATAATTAAAGCAGACTTCTGGACTTGTTTATCATATTTAGCAATAGTTGTGGGTAGCTTAATAAGAGTATTTGTTCCTATTTTCTTCCCTGATATTTACGTAAGAAGTTTACATTTTGCTAGTGGACTTTGGACGCTTGGTTTTGGGATATTTATAATTAAGTACTTTAAAATACTAACGACTCAAAGACCTGACGGCAAGCCATACTAA